One window from the genome of Trabulsiella odontotermitis encodes:
- the cpxR gene encoding envelope stress response regulator transcription factor CpxR, with protein sequence MNKILLVDDDRELTSLLKELLDMEGFNVLVAHDGEQALALLDDSIDLLLLDVMMPKKNGIDTLKELRQTHQTPVIMLTARGSELDRVLGLELGADDYLPKPFNDRELVARIRAILRRSHWSEQQQNSDNGSPTLEVDALSLNPGRQEASFDGQALELTGTEFTLLYLLAQHLGQVVSREHLSQEVLGKRLTPFDRAIDMHISNLRRKLPERKDGHPWFKTLRGRGYLMVSAS encoded by the coding sequence ATGAATAAAATCCTGTTAGTTGATGATGACCGGGAGCTCACCTCCCTGTTAAAGGAGTTGCTGGACATGGAAGGCTTCAACGTTCTGGTCGCCCATGATGGCGAACAGGCGCTGGCGCTGCTCGACGACAGCATCGACTTGCTTTTACTCGATGTGATGATGCCGAAGAAAAACGGTATCGACACACTTAAAGAGTTACGACAGACACACCAGACCCCCGTCATTATGCTGACCGCGCGCGGTAGCGAGCTGGATCGCGTGCTGGGCCTTGAGCTTGGCGCGGATGACTATTTACCGAAACCGTTCAATGATCGTGAACTGGTGGCGCGTATTCGCGCGATTTTGCGCCGTTCCCACTGGAGCGAACAGCAACAGAACAGCGACAACGGTTCGCCGACACTCGAAGTCGACGCATTAAGCCTCAACCCGGGGCGCCAGGAAGCGAGCTTCGATGGCCAGGCGCTGGAACTGACCGGCACCGAATTCACGCTGTTGTACCTGCTGGCGCAGCATCTCGGCCAGGTGGTTTCTCGCGAACATTTGAGCCAGGAAGTGCTGGGCAAACGCTTAACGCCGTTCGATCGCGCGATCGATATGCATATCTCCAACCTGCGCCGCAAACTACCTGAGCGCAAAGATGGTCATCCCTGGTTTAAAACCCTGCGTGGCCGCGGCTATCTGATGGTATCCGCTTCATGA
- the fieF gene encoding CDF family cation-efflux transporter FieF (FieF, a metal efflux transporter, is a member of the CDF (cation diffusion facilitator) family of transporters.): protein MNQSYGRLVSRAAIAATIMATVLLVIKIFAWWFTGSVSILAALVDSLVDIAASLTNLLVVRYSLQPADEEHTFGHGKAESLAALAQSMFISGSALFLFLTGIQHLVQPEPMNQPGIGVIVTIIALISTLMLVTFQRWVVRKTQSQAVRADMLHYQSDVMMNGAILVALGLAWHGWHRADALFALGIGIYILYSALRMGYDAVQSLLDRALPDDERSEIISIVTSWPGVSGAHDLRTRQSGPTRFIQIHLEMEDNLPLVQAHLVAEQVEQAILQRFPGSDVIIHQDPCSVVPQGHQGQFELS, encoded by the coding sequence ATGAACCAATCCTATGGACGACTTGTCAGCAGGGCGGCGATCGCGGCGACGATCATGGCTACCGTGCTGCTGGTAATTAAAATTTTCGCGTGGTGGTTTACCGGGTCCGTCAGTATTCTGGCGGCGCTGGTAGATTCATTAGTGGATATCGCCGCCTCGCTGACCAACCTGCTGGTGGTGCGTTATTCGCTACAGCCTGCAGATGAAGAGCACACCTTCGGCCACGGCAAAGCGGAGTCGCTGGCGGCATTGGCGCAAAGCATGTTTATTTCCGGATCGGCGCTGTTTTTGTTCCTCACCGGCATTCAGCATCTGGTGCAACCAGAGCCGATGAACCAGCCGGGCATCGGGGTGATTGTGACGATTATTGCGCTCATCAGCACCCTGATGCTGGTCACGTTTCAGCGCTGGGTGGTTCGCAAGACGCAAAGCCAGGCCGTTCGCGCCGATATGCTACATTATCAGTCTGATGTTATGATGAACGGTGCGATTCTGGTGGCGCTGGGGCTTGCCTGGCATGGCTGGCATCGCGCCGATGCCTTGTTTGCGCTGGGCATTGGCATCTATATTTTATATAGCGCGTTGCGTATGGGTTATGATGCGGTGCAGTCGCTGCTGGATCGTGCGCTGCCGGACGATGAACGTAGCGAAATAATCAGTATCGTGACAAGCTGGCCCGGCGTCAGCGGCGCGCACGATCTTCGAACGCGGCAGTCAGGGCCGACCCGCTTTATTCAGATTCATTTGGAAATGGAAGATAACTTGCCATTAGTTCAGGCGCATTTAGTGGCTGAGCAGGTGGAGCAGGCAATTTTGCAGCGTTTCCCGGGGTCTGATGTGATTATTCACCAGGATCCCTGCTCAGTGGTACCTCAGGGCCACCAGGGGCAGTTTGAACTTTCGTAA
- the cpxA gene encoding envelope stress sensor histidine kinase CpxA, producing the protein MIGSLTARIFAIFWLTLALVLMLVLMLPKLDSRQMTELLESEQRQGLMIEQHVEAELANDPPNDLMWWRRLFRAIDKWAPPGQRLLLVTSEGRVIGAERSEMQIIRNFIGQADNADHPQKKKYGRVELVGPFAIRDGEDNYQLYLIRPASSSQSDFINLLFDRPLLLLIVTMLVSSPLLLWLAWSLAKPARKLKNAADEVAQGNLRQHPELEAGPQEFLAAGASFNQMVTALERMMTTQQRLLSDISHELRTPLTRLQLGTALLRRRAGESKELERIETEAQRLDSMINDLLVMSRNQQKNALVSETLKANQLWSEVLDNAAFEAEQVGKSFTVEYPPGPWPLYGNPNALESAFENIVRNALRYSHTKISVAFAVDKDGITINVDDDGPGVSPEDREQIFRPFYRTDEARDRESGGTGLGLAIVETAIQQHRGWVKADDSPLGGLRLTIWLPLYKRAP; encoded by the coding sequence ATGATAGGAAGTTTGACCGCACGTATCTTTGCCATCTTCTGGTTGACGCTGGCACTGGTGCTGATGCTGGTATTGATGTTGCCGAAACTGGATTCGCGTCAGATGACCGAATTGCTGGAAAGTGAGCAACGTCAGGGACTCATGATTGAACAGCACGTTGAAGCTGAGCTGGCCAACGATCCTCCTAATGACCTGATGTGGTGGCGCCGACTGTTTCGCGCTATCGATAAATGGGCGCCTCCGGGGCAGCGCCTGTTGCTGGTCACCAGTGAAGGACGTGTGATCGGCGCCGAGCGTAGCGAAATGCAGATCATCCGTAACTTCATCGGTCAGGCGGATAACGCCGATCACCCGCAGAAGAAAAAGTATGGTCGGGTAGAGCTGGTCGGGCCCTTTGCCATCCGCGATGGGGAGGATAATTACCAGCTCTATCTGATTCGCCCTGCCAGCAGTTCGCAATCCGATTTTATCAACCTGCTGTTTGACCGCCCGCTGCTGTTGCTGATTGTCACCATGCTGGTCAGCTCACCGCTGTTGCTGTGGCTGGCGTGGAGCCTGGCGAAACCCGCCCGTAAGCTGAAAAATGCGGCGGATGAAGTGGCGCAGGGGAATTTACGCCAGCACCCGGAACTGGAAGCCGGACCGCAGGAATTCCTGGCGGCTGGCGCCAGTTTTAACCAGATGGTGACCGCGCTGGAACGCATGATGACCACCCAGCAGCGTTTGCTGTCGGACATCTCCCACGAGCTTCGCACGCCGCTGACGCGCTTACAGCTCGGCACAGCGCTTCTGCGTCGCCGTGCGGGCGAGAGCAAAGAGCTGGAGCGCATTGAAACGGAAGCGCAGCGTCTGGACAGCATGATCAATGATCTGCTGGTGATGTCGCGCAATCAGCAGAAAAACGCGCTGGTCAGTGAAACGCTGAAAGCAAACCAGTTGTGGAGCGAAGTGCTCGACAACGCCGCGTTCGAAGCGGAACAGGTCGGCAAATCCTTCACCGTGGAATACCCGCCGGGCCCGTGGCCGCTGTACGGTAACCCGAATGCGCTGGAGAGTGCATTTGAAAATATCGTTCGCAATGCGCTGCGCTATTCGCACACCAAAATCTCGGTGGCGTTTGCGGTGGATAAAGACGGCATCACCATTAACGTGGATGATGACGGCCCGGGCGTGAGCCCGGAAGACAGAGAGCAGATTTTCCGTCCATTCTACCGTACCGACGAGGCGCGGGATCGTGAATCCGGCGGTACCGGTCTGGGGCTGGCGATTGTGGAAACCGCCATCCAGCAGCATCGCGGCTGGGTAAAAGCGGACGACAGCCCGCTCGGGGGTTTACGTCTGACGATCTGGCTGCCGCTGTACAAGCGCGCGCCGTAA
- the pfkA gene encoding 6-phosphofructokinase, whose translation MIKKIGVLTSGGDAPGMNAAIRGVVRAALSEGLEIFGIYDGYQGLYEDRMVQLDRYSVSDMINRGGTFLGSARFPEFRDENIRAVAIENMKKRGLDALVVIGGDGSYLGAQRLTEMGFPCIGLPGTIDNDIKGTDYTIGFFTALGTVVEAIDRLRDTSSSHQRISIVEVMGRYCGDLTLAAAIAGGCEFVVVPEVEFNRNDLVAEIKAGIAKGKKHAIVAITEHVCDVDELAHFIEKETGRETRATVLGHIQRGGSPVPYDRILASRMGAYAIELLQQGYGGRCVGIQNEKLVHHDIIDAIENMKRPFKTDLLDCAKKLY comes from the coding sequence ATGATTAAAAAAATCGGTGTGTTGACAAGTGGCGGTGATGCTCCGGGCATGAACGCGGCGATCCGTGGCGTTGTGCGCGCAGCCTTGTCAGAAGGTCTGGAAATTTTTGGTATCTACGACGGGTACCAGGGTTTGTATGAAGATCGTATGGTTCAGCTCGACCGTTACAGTGTCTCCGATATGATCAACCGTGGCGGCACCTTCCTCGGTTCAGCGCGTTTCCCGGAATTCCGCGATGAAAATATTCGTGCTGTGGCTATCGAAAACATGAAAAAACGCGGGCTCGACGCGCTGGTGGTTATTGGCGGTGACGGTTCGTACCTCGGTGCGCAACGTCTGACCGAAATGGGCTTCCCGTGCATCGGTCTGCCGGGCACCATCGACAACGACATCAAAGGCACTGACTACACCATCGGTTTCTTCACCGCACTGGGTACCGTGGTTGAAGCGATTGACCGCCTGCGTGACACCTCTTCTTCTCACCAGCGTATTTCCATCGTAGAAGTGATGGGCCGTTACTGCGGCGACCTGACCCTGGCGGCGGCAATTGCTGGCGGCTGTGAGTTCGTTGTGGTGCCGGAAGTGGAATTCAACCGTAACGATCTGGTTGCTGAAATCAAAGCGGGTATTGCGAAAGGCAAGAAACACGCGATTGTGGCGATTACTGAGCACGTTTGCGACGTTGACGAACTGGCGCATTTCATTGAGAAAGAAACCGGCCGTGAAACCCGTGCAACCGTTCTGGGTCACATCCAGCGTGGTGGTTCTCCGGTGCCTTACGACCGTATTCTCGCTTCCCGTATGGGCGCTTATGCCATTGAACTGCTGCAGCAGGGTTACGGTGGTCGCTGCGTTGGTATCCAGAACGAGAAACTGGTTCACCACGACATCATCGATGCTATCGAAAATATGAAGCGTCCGTTCAAGACTGACCTGCTGGACTGCGCGAAGAAATTGTACTGA
- a CDS encoding dihydrodipicolinate synthase family protein, whose translation MTTHSRFSGVWCPSITPMDAQGALDMNGLSQHLARLTAARIDVILLMGSIGEFASLSLEERLQLIREARAMSPLAMVANVSSTCVADIVRMAEEAFRTGYDGVMVLPPYYYGQTSNQLLSYFRALGKQFSGKWFAYNFPARTGCDITPEITATLAKEFPNFAGIKDTVDCQSHTRNIIIATEAVRNDFAVLSGYDEYFIPNLLAGGAGIISGLNNIMPELFVQAREAWAAGDFQTLHNVQREIGRFMSIYSIGDDFVTTIKTVVSRKFGYCQPHSRNFGGELSAAQCQHIDSVFGIQ comes from the coding sequence ATGACCACGCATTCTCGTTTTTCTGGCGTCTGGTGCCCTTCGATAACGCCGATGGATGCACAGGGCGCGCTCGACATGAACGGTCTCTCTCAACATCTCGCTCGCCTGACTGCGGCGAGAATTGACGTCATTTTGCTGATGGGCAGTATCGGTGAATTTGCCTCGCTCAGCCTTGAGGAGCGCCTGCAGCTCATCCGCGAGGCGCGCGCCATGTCGCCGCTGGCAATGGTTGCTAACGTCTCTTCCACCTGCGTGGCGGATATCGTGCGCATGGCGGAGGAAGCGTTCCGCACCGGCTATGATGGCGTGATGGTGCTGCCACCATACTATTACGGGCAGACGTCAAATCAGCTGTTGAGCTATTTCAGAGCGCTCGGCAAGCAGTTCAGCGGTAAATGGTTCGCCTACAATTTCCCGGCGCGTACCGGCTGCGATATCACCCCGGAAATCACCGCTACGCTGGCGAAAGAGTTCCCGAATTTCGCCGGGATTAAAGACACAGTGGATTGCCAGTCGCACACGCGCAATATCATTATCGCCACCGAAGCTGTACGTAACGATTTCGCGGTGCTCTCCGGTTATGACGAATACTTCATTCCTAACCTGCTGGCGGGCGGTGCGGGGATTATTTCCGGGCTGAATAACATCATGCCGGAGCTGTTCGTGCAGGCGCGGGAAGCCTGGGCAGCAGGCGATTTCCAGACGCTGCATAATGTCCAGCGGGAGATTGGCCGCTTCATGTCGATCTATTCGATTGGCGACGATTTTGTCACCACCATCAAAACCGTAGTATCACGTAAGTTTGGCTACTGTCAGCCCCACTCCCGCAACTTTGGCGGCGAGCTTAGCGCCGCACAGTGTCAGCACATCGACAGCGTGTTCGGCATCCAGTAA
- the yiiM gene encoding 6-hydroxyaminopurine reductase, with amino-acid sequence MRYPVEVFTGRIRDYAGSGPSAIAKIQLDGELMLTELGLEGDEQAEKKYHGGPDRALCHYPREHYADWARQFPELAEQFCAPAFGENLSTEGLTEQNAFIGDIFRWGDALIQITQPRSPCYKLNYHFNISDMASQMQSSGNVGWLYRVIAPGKVSSESPLELVSRLSEISVYEAAAIAWHLPFDDEQYHRLLSAAGLSVSWARTMQKRRLSGEIEDNSRRLTGK; translated from the coding sequence ATGCGATATCCGGTGGAGGTTTTTACAGGCAGGATCCGCGACTACGCAGGTAGCGGGCCGAGTGCTATCGCCAAGATTCAGCTCGACGGCGAACTGATGCTGACGGAGCTGGGGCTGGAAGGCGACGAGCAGGCTGAAAAGAAGTATCACGGCGGGCCCGATCGCGCGCTGTGCCATTATCCGCGTGAGCATTACGCCGACTGGGCGCGGCAGTTTCCCGAACTGGCAGAGCAGTTCTGCGCCCCGGCGTTTGGCGAGAATTTGTCGACCGAGGGGCTGACTGAGCAGAACGCCTTTATCGGTGATATTTTTCGCTGGGGTGATGCGCTGATTCAAATCACGCAGCCGCGCTCTCCCTGTTACAAGCTGAATTATCACTTTAATATCAGCGACATGGCGTCGCAGATGCAGAGCAGCGGCAACGTGGGCTGGCTGTATCGGGTGATTGCGCCGGGAAAGGTCTCCAGTGAATCGCCGCTGGAGCTGGTATCGCGGCTGAGCGAAATATCAGTTTATGAGGCGGCGGCCATTGCCTGGCATCTGCCGTTTGATGATGAACAGTATCACCGTTTGCTGTCGGCGGCGGGGTTATCGGTCAGTTGGGCGAGGACAATGCAGAAGCGGCGTTTAAGCGGTGAGATTGAGGATAATTCGCGGCGATTGACGGGGAAATAA
- the cpxP gene encoding cell-envelope stress modulator CpxP: MRKVIAAVMASTLALSAYSQAAEVDTSVNGQPNVGPAQRNGQNHMFDGISLTEHQRQQMRDLMQRARHDQPPVNVSEQEIMHRLITANRFDETAVRAQAEKMAQEQVARQVEMAKVRNQMYHLLTPEQQAVLNDKHQQRMDQLREIARMQQNAAMALSSSSSTLSHQ; this comes from the coding sequence ATGCGCAAAGTTATCGCTGCCGTCATGGCCTCAACGCTGGCGCTAAGTGCTTATAGCCAGGCTGCTGAAGTCGACACCAGCGTTAACGGGCAGCCGAATGTCGGCCCCGCCCAGCGAAACGGTCAGAACCACATGTTCGACGGCATAAGTTTAACCGAACATCAGCGCCAACAGATGCGGGATCTTATGCAACGAGCGCGGCATGACCAGCCCCCCGTTAATGTTAGCGAACAGGAGATAATGCATCGCCTTATCACCGCAAACCGTTTTGATGAAACCGCTGTGCGCGCCCAGGCTGAAAAGATGGCGCAAGAACAGGTCGCTCGCCAGGTCGAAATGGCGAAGGTACGAAATCAGATGTACCACCTGTTAACCCCGGAGCAGCAGGCGGTTTTAAATGACAAGCATCAGCAACGAATGGACCAGTTGCGAGAGATTGCCAGGATGCAGCAAAACGCAGCCATGGCGCTTTCCAGTAGCAGTAGTACCCTGAGTCACCAGTAA